Proteins encoded by one window of Rubrobacter indicoceani:
- the recF gene encoding DNA replication/repair protein RecF (All proteins in this family for which functions are known are DNA-binding proteins that assist the filamentation of RecA onto DNA for the initiation of recombination or recombinational repair.) — MTEFSSDLGPPHIRALRLVNFRNYREAMAYFGPGLNIAVGENAQGKTNLLEAISFAISGSSTRTSTDSEVVLWNADFARVEGRVARPEGDERKIAVGYAPGQKKRIKVDDAPEKSLANYAAGGAGVRAITFFPDDLRIVKGAPSDRREFLDALLSALRPTYANTVGEYAKAVQQRNHLLRRIRDGYSSGKTLETWDRKVSDLGKIVLEGRERAMPHLDRHFALSMRDLYGPEKAAVTYSGTATPDDYSEALRTAQSADIERGTTSVGPHRDDLKLALGGVDLNVYGSQGQQRLATLGLKFAAREYARGEVGEDPILLMDDVMSELDERRREYLAEYFLDSSQAIVSTTNLEYFGAETLGRSRVLRISDGRITSGATAREDGGATGFRRGA; from the coding sequence TTGACCGAATTCTCGAGCGACCTCGGGCCTCCGCACATCCGCGCCCTGAGGCTGGTGAACTTCCGGAACTACCGGGAGGCGATGGCGTACTTCGGGCCGGGGCTGAACATCGCGGTGGGAGAGAACGCCCAGGGCAAGACAAACCTGCTGGAGGCGATCTCCTTTGCCATCTCCGGCTCGTCCACCCGAACCTCGACGGACTCCGAGGTCGTGCTCTGGAACGCAGACTTCGCCCGCGTCGAAGGTCGCGTCGCCCGCCCCGAGGGCGACGAACGGAAGATAGCCGTCGGTTACGCACCCGGCCAGAAGAAACGCATCAAGGTGGACGACGCCCCCGAGAAGTCCCTTGCCAACTACGCTGCGGGCGGGGCGGGGGTCAGAGCGATAACCTTTTTCCCGGACGACCTCCGCATCGTCAAGGGAGCGCCCTCCGACCGCCGGGAATTCCTTGACGCGCTGCTTTCGGCGCTCCGCCCGACGTACGCCAACACCGTCGGCGAGTACGCCAAGGCCGTGCAGCAGCGAAACCACCTCCTGCGCCGGATACGCGACGGTTACTCTTCCGGCAAGACCCTTGAGACCTGGGACAGGAAAGTCTCAGACCTCGGAAAAATCGTCCTTGAAGGCCGTGAGCGGGCGATGCCGCACCTCGACCGGCACTTCGCTTTGTCCATGAGGGACCTGTACGGCCCCGAGAAGGCCGCCGTCACCTATTCCGGTACCGCGACACCGGACGACTATTCCGAAGCCCTCAGAACGGCTCAGAGCGCGGACATCGAACGCGGCACCACAAGCGTCGGGCCGCACCGGGACGACCTGAAGCTGGCGCTCGGCGGGGTGGATCTGAACGTCTACGGTTCGCAGGGGCAGCAGCGGCTCGCGACGCTGGGTTTAAAGTTCGCCGCAAGGGAATATGCCCGGGGGGAAGTCGGGGAGGATCCCATACTCCTCATGGACGATGTCATGAGCGAGCTGGACGAACGCAGGCGGGAGTATCTGGCCGAGTACTTCCTCGACAGTTCGCAGGCGATAGTCTCCACGACGAACCTTGAGTACTTCGGGGCGGAGACGCTCGGGCGTTCGCGGGTTCTGCGCATATCCGACGGTCGAATAACGTCGGGCGCGACGGCTCGCGAGGATGGCGGCGCAACCGGCTTCCGGCGCGGAGCCTGA
- a CDS encoding RNA-binding S4 domain-containing protein, translating to MEEFSIPAGTTLGQALKLGNVVGSGGEAKVLIQTGEVTVNGEVETRRGRKLESGDLVEVEAVGERLEIS from the coding sequence TTGGAAGAATTCTCTATCCCCGCTGGAACGACGCTCGGGCAGGCTCTGAAGCTCGGGAACGTCGTCGGGTCGGGCGGTGAAGCGAAAGTCCTGATCCAGACCGGAGAGGTAACGGTCAACGGCGAGGTCGAGACGCGTCGGGGCCGAAAGCTCGAGTCCGGCGACCTCGTGGAAGTCGAGGCCGTCGGCGAGCGGCTGGAGATCTCTTGA
- the gyrA gene encoding DNA gyrase subunit A, with amino-acid sequence MLDTFSGNIQPHSIEDEIKDSFLSYAMSVIVSRALPDVRDGLKPVHRRVLYAMHDIGLQPNRPYRKSATVVGEVLGKYHPHGDSSVYDTLVRLAQDWSMRYKLVDGQGNFGSVDGDSAAAMRYTEARLTRMATEMLRDINADTVDFVPNFDESQTQPSVLPARFPNLLVNGSEGIAVGMATKIPPHNLGEVIDATVALIDDPEMDDLALAKHIKGPDFPTAGIIVGLQGIKSAIETGRGSIKVQAKAHTEQMRGNRTQIVVTEIPYQVNKSYLLMKIADLVKDRKLDGISDLRDESDRNGMRIVIELKRDAVPKVVINNLYKHTQMQQSFGVNLVALVDGVPKQLSYKEVLKHYVAHQFEVVTRRTRYELNRAQARAHILEGLLIALDNMDEVVAIIRRSRSVDTARNNLIKQFRLSERQAQAILDLRLQRLTAMERRKVEQEFKDLREKIEYLESLLADDGKIYGVIKEELAEIRAAYADERKTQITAEEGVDFDVEDLIAEEEMVISISNGGYLKSVPVNTFRKQGRGGVGVAGMDLKEGDYIEHLFITTTHHYMLFFTNRGKVYRQKVHQLPRMSRAAKGKFITNFLPLVPGERVTAVKATKEFDEADYLVFATKQGIVKKTKFLDYNTPLKNDGIIAINLNEGDELIDVRHASEGDEIILVTCDGKAMRFKQSDARPMGRATGGVKGVTLRGDDLVLSMEVVSDEAADLFLITQKGFGKRTPLSQFATKGRGGQGVIALKTDRGERGRLAGVQVVKPGTHELVLVSNVGTTIRMDCASVSQQGRAAQGVRVMNLRMGDSVSAIAKVVSSRGEDAQGTSDELSLDDIVSEEQTGESSAGPPEPGMLESEVDGFGAEPETNGTGG; translated from the coding sequence ATGCTTGATACTTTTTCGGGGAACATACAACCCCACTCAATAGAAGACGAGATAAAAGATTCGTTTCTCAGTTACGCGATGAGCGTGATCGTCTCCCGCGCCCTGCCAGACGTGCGAGACGGCCTGAAGCCGGTCCACCGGCGCGTCCTCTACGCGATGCACGACATCGGATTGCAGCCCAACAGGCCATATCGAAAGAGCGCGACCGTTGTCGGTGAGGTGCTCGGTAAGTATCATCCGCACGGCGACTCGTCGGTCTACGACACGCTCGTGAGGCTCGCGCAGGACTGGTCCATGCGCTACAAGCTCGTTGACGGACAGGGGAACTTCGGCTCCGTAGACGGCGACTCGGCGGCGGCGATGCGCTACACCGAGGCGCGCCTCACGCGGATGGCGACGGAGATGCTTCGCGACATCAACGCCGACACCGTCGACTTCGTGCCGAACTTCGACGAGAGCCAGACGCAGCCGAGCGTTCTGCCGGCGAGGTTCCCGAACCTGCTCGTCAACGGGAGCGAGGGCATCGCGGTCGGGATGGCGACGAAAATACCACCGCACAACCTCGGCGAGGTCATAGACGCGACCGTCGCGCTTATAGACGACCCGGAGATGGATGACCTCGCGCTCGCGAAGCACATCAAGGGGCCAGACTTTCCGACGGCGGGAATAATCGTCGGCCTGCAGGGGATCAAGAGCGCCATCGAGACGGGGCGCGGCTCCATAAAGGTCCAGGCGAAGGCCCACACCGAGCAGATGCGCGGCAACCGGACCCAGATAGTGGTCACGGAGATCCCGTACCAGGTCAACAAGAGCTACCTGCTGATGAAGATCGCGGACCTCGTCAAGGACCGGAAGCTCGACGGCATCTCGGACCTGCGCGATGAATCCGACCGGAACGGCATGCGCATCGTTATCGAGCTGAAGCGCGACGCGGTGCCGAAGGTCGTTATAAACAACCTCTACAAGCACACCCAGATGCAGCAGTCCTTCGGGGTGAACCTTGTTGCGCTGGTGGACGGCGTGCCGAAGCAACTCTCCTACAAGGAAGTCCTGAAGCACTACGTCGCGCATCAGTTCGAGGTCGTCACACGCCGGACGCGCTACGAACTCAACCGGGCGCAGGCGCGGGCTCACATCCTTGAAGGGTTGCTTATCGCGCTCGACAACATGGACGAGGTCGTTGCGATCATCCGCAGATCGCGGAGCGTGGATACCGCCCGAAACAACCTGATCAAGCAGTTCAGGCTCTCCGAGCGTCAGGCGCAGGCTATTCTGGATCTCCGACTCCAGCGTCTCACGGCGATGGAGCGCCGGAAGGTCGAGCAGGAGTTCAAGGATCTGCGCGAGAAGATCGAATACCTCGAGTCCCTTCTCGCCGACGACGGCAAGATCTACGGCGTCATCAAGGAGGAGCTCGCCGAGATTCGCGCCGCCTACGCCGACGAGCGTAAAACCCAGATCACCGCCGAGGAAGGCGTTGACTTCGACGTTGAAGACCTTATCGCCGAAGAAGAGATGGTTATCTCCATCTCAAACGGCGGCTACCTGAAGAGCGTCCCGGTGAACACGTTCCGCAAGCAGGGACGCGGCGGGGTCGGGGTCGCGGGGATGGACCTGAAAGAGGGCGACTACATCGAGCACCTCTTTATAACCACGACGCACCACTACATGCTCTTCTTTACAAACCGGGGTAAGGTTTACCGCCAGAAAGTCCACCAGCTTCCGCGCATGAGCCGGGCGGCGAAGGGCAAGTTCATAACCAACTTCCTGCCGCTCGTACCCGGAGAGCGGGTCACCGCCGTGAAAGCGACCAAAGAGTTCGACGAGGCCGACTACCTTGTCTTTGCCACGAAGCAGGGCATCGTTAAGAAAACGAAGTTCCTTGACTACAACACGCCCCTCAAGAACGATGGCATCATAGCCATCAACCTCAACGAGGGCGACGAGCTGATAGACGTCCGGCACGCCTCGGAGGGGGATGAGATCATCCTTGTAACCTGCGACGGAAAGGCGATGCGCTTCAAGCAGTCCGACGCGCGGCCGATGGGCCGGGCGACCGGCGGGGTCAAGGGCGTTACGCTTCGGGGCGACGACCTCGTTCTCTCGATGGAGGTGGTCTCCGATGAGGCCGCAGACCTCTTCCTTATAACGCAGAAGGGCTTCGGCAAGCGGACCCCGCTCTCGCAGTTCGCCACAAAGGGACGCGGTGGACAGGGTGTCATAGCGCTGAAGACCGACCGGGGAGAGCGGGGTCGTCTGGCCGGGGTGCAGGTCGTCAAGCCGGGAACTCACGAGCTGGTCCTTGTCTCGAACGTCGGGACGACCATCAGGATGGATTGCGCCTCGGTGTCTCAGCAGGGCCGGGCGGCTCAGGGAGTTCGGGTAATGAACCTCCGGATGGGTGACTCCGTCAGCGCGATCGCAAAGGTCGTATCATCGCGGGGTGAGGACGCCCAGGGGACCTCCGACGAACTCTCGCTCGACGACATAGTCAGCGAAGAGCAGACGGGCGAGTCGAGCGCGGGACCGCCGGAACCCGGTATGCTGGAGTCAGAGGTGGACGGCTTCGGGGCCGAGCCGGAGACAAACGGGACTGGAGGGTAG
- the dnaN gene encoding DNA polymerase III subunit beta: MKVICSNETFSKKLALASRGVSARSTIQLLGGVLVEAGREVVKLSATDVDISIRTSTPAEVEEEGRVVIPARIFNDIVRSLPGGQLTIEHDASGGTVKLSSGQNEYSIRAYAADEFPQLPEFDEGRAFRMTGEALVDTVEKVSKSYSRDETRPVLTGILISFEDSKVKMVTTDSYRLSIKETELATTFEGERTALIPARAMQEVQRIFSASEEEQIEIDLSENQALFRIGDVTFGTRLIGGNFPEYGRLLPNSFERNISVNREELMDTLRRVNLFAQRQTPPVPVSLAFSAGEVEVMVKSPEIGEAHEKLKADSEDEFRISFNPGYLIDGVTAVDTENVVFKLNESLKPGLIVPNGEDGGEDPDFLYLIMPMRDPSQG; encoded by the coding sequence ATGAAGGTAATTTGTAGCAATGAGACGTTCAGTAAAAAGCTTGCGTTGGCATCTCGCGGGGTGTCGGCGCGTTCGACCATTCAGTTGCTCGGCGGCGTGCTGGTCGAGGCGGGTCGGGAGGTGGTGAAGCTCTCGGCGACGGACGTGGATATCTCCATCCGTACCAGCACTCCGGCGGAGGTCGAGGAGGAGGGTCGGGTCGTTATACCGGCGAGGATCTTCAACGACATCGTTCGAAGTCTGCCGGGTGGTCAGCTCACCATCGAGCACGATGCCTCGGGCGGGACGGTGAAGTTGTCGTCGGGGCAGAACGAGTACAGCATCCGGGCCTACGCCGCCGACGAGTTCCCGCAGCTCCCGGAGTTCGACGAGGGCCGGGCGTTCAGGATGACGGGCGAGGCGCTCGTGGATACCGTCGAGAAAGTCTCCAAGTCGTACTCCCGGGACGAGACCCGGCCCGTGCTGACGGGCATCCTGATCAGCTTCGAGGACTCGAAGGTCAAGATGGTAACGACGGACTCGTACCGGCTCAGCATAAAGGAGACCGAGCTTGCGACGACCTTCGAGGGGGAGAGAACGGCGCTGATCCCGGCCCGGGCGATGCAGGAGGTGCAGAGGATCTTCTCGGCCTCCGAGGAGGAGCAGATCGAGATAGACCTCTCGGAAAACCAGGCTTTGTTCCGCATCGGGGACGTAACGTTCGGCACGCGGCTCATCGGCGGGAACTTCCCGGAGTACGGTCGGCTTCTTCCGAACTCCTTTGAGCGGAACATCTCCGTCAACCGCGAGGAGTTGATGGACACCCTGCGGAGGGTGAACCTCTTTGCCCAGCGTCAGACCCCGCCCGTCCCGGTGAGCCTTGCGTTCTCGGCGGGGGAGGTCGAAGTGATGGTCAAGAGTCCCGAGATCGGGGAGGCCCACGAGAAGCTCAAGGCCGACAGCGAGGACGAGTTTCGCATATCGTTCAACCCCGGTTATCTGATAGACGGCGTAACGGCGGTTGATACTGAGAACGTCGTCTTCAAGCTCAACGAGTCCCTGAAGCCGGGGCTTATCGTCCCAAACGGCGAAGACGGCGGGGAAGACCCGGACTTTCTGTACCTGATCATGCCGATGCGCGATCCTTCCCAAGGCTAG
- a CDS encoding NYN domain-containing protein translates to MQEDLAIFMDWENIYISTVQEYKTKPNVSAILEKAREYGRIVSASAYADWTDGDFRSAPPTLYSNGISPRYISARYFPGGRSHKRRTNSIDVMLAVECSDFLHNHPQVDTYVLVTGDGDFIPLVSLLRSRGKKVVVIGVSEATSYHLIESADHFISYASLVEEDRAAKQKDKEAEKPKADPYEELVRAVGALKKNGSTRVLGQVKQRMIVQLGSFDERNVGFKKFKDFVVEAERRGLVNTVDEDLELQVYLPDEKIPEPNGEAEASEAEIPDAKPQKVTEDLVRSGGKQNGRSSGGAAKKKDEPGEPAKDEKATTEKPPTSSGAGGFDLEEDLTPYELRTICENLGGLRQPASMVEIFGSIRDLDDRGELELSKDEIAEVISAMISLDFLKKVSAKPYKEAKSRMVFYKLEKNSKGVKEALSAR, encoded by the coding sequence ATGCAGGAAGACCTGGCAATCTTCATGGACTGGGAGAATATCTATATCTCCACCGTCCAGGAGTACAAGACCAAACCAAACGTAAGTGCCATCCTTGAAAAAGCCCGCGAGTACGGGCGCATCGTCTCCGCTTCGGCCTACGCCGACTGGACGGACGGTGACTTCCGCTCCGCGCCGCCGACGCTCTACTCGAACGGGATCTCTCCGCGCTACATCTCGGCGCGCTACTTCCCCGGCGGCCGCTCTCACAAGCGGCGCACCAACTCGATAGACGTGATGCTCGCGGTTGAGTGCTCGGACTTTCTTCACAACCACCCGCAGGTTGACACATACGTTCTTGTAACGGGCGATGGGGACTTCATCCCGCTTGTAAGCCTTCTCCGCAGCCGGGGCAAAAAGGTCGTCGTCATCGGGGTGAGCGAGGCGACTTCCTACCATCTTATCGAGTCGGCGGACCACTTCATCTCGTACGCCTCGCTGGTCGAGGAGGACCGGGCGGCGAAACAGAAGGACAAAGAAGCGGAGAAGCCGAAGGCCGACCCGTACGAGGAGCTTGTCCGGGCGGTCGGCGCGCTGAAGAAGAACGGCAGCACGCGGGTGCTCGGACAGGTGAAGCAGCGGATGATCGTCCAGCTCGGATCGTTTGACGAGCGGAACGTCGGGTTCAAGAAGTTCAAGGACTTCGTTGTCGAAGCCGAGCGCCGCGGGCTGGTGAACACGGTCGACGAAGACCTCGAACTCCAGGTCTATCTGCCGGACGAGAAGATACCGGAACCGAACGGCGAGGCCGAAGCCTCCGAAGCCGAAATCCCGGATGCAAAGCCTCAGAAGGTCACCGAGGACCTCGTACGCTCCGGCGGCAAGCAGAACGGACGCTCCTCCGGAGGAGCGGCAAAGAAAAAGGACGAACCGGGCGAGCCGGCGAAAGACGAAAAAGCTACAACGGAAAAACCCCCGACATCCTCCGGAGCGGGCGGCTTCGACCTCGAAGAAGACCTCACGCCCTACGAGCTCAGGACCATCTGCGAAAACCTCGGCGGCCTAAGACAGCCCGCCTCGATGGTCGAGATCTTCGGCTCCATCCGCGACCTCGACGACCGGGGCGAACTCGAACTCTCGAAGGACGAGATAGCCGAGGTGATATCGGCCATGATCTCCCTGGACTTTCTTAAAAAGGTCAGCGCAAAGCCCTACAAGGAAGCAAAGTCCAGGATGGTTTTCTACAAGCTGGAGAAGAACAGCAAGGGCGTGAAAGAAGCTCTCTCAGCCAGATAG
- a CDS encoding FAD-binding protein: MVESNGHGSETNGHHNGATRHEDYEVREFDVLIIGAGGAGMRAAVEATGAGLSVGIVSKSLLGKAHTVMAEGGMAAAVGNVDPEDSWRQHFVDTMNGGKFINNWRMAEIHAKESPDRVFELEQWGALFNRTDAGRISQRAFGAHTYRRLCHVGDRTGLELIRTMQEKVLATDAEVFMETTVTKLFQDDRGRVTGALAYTRASGKFIVFKAKATIMASGGWGRIFKVTSNSWEGTGDGAVLAYEAGAEMLDMEMVQFHPTGMVWPPGVRGLLVTEGVRGEGGVLRNSEGERFMKTYDEKRMELSSRDVVARANYSEVQAGRGSEHGGVYLDITHLGYDGIMKKLPTMYEQFKGLADVDISKEPMEVFPTIHYTMGGIKVAAENGATTVDGLFAAGECAAGLHGANRLGGNSLSDLLVFGRRAGIGAIEYVGESVHGTEVSDSDVQAEIARVLDPMERKPSDKDESPYLLQAELQDVMMAHANLVRDEDGLKEGLGKVLAIKDRVPNVKVGGNRMFNPGWHACQDIRYLVDVSEMIIRCALERKEKRGSQWRLDYEELTEEYGGVNFISKRGPQGEVEIERREIPPMPDHLAELLDQAKNGVKV, encoded by the coding sequence ATGGTGGAGAGTAACGGACATGGAAGCGAGACAAACGGACACCACAACGGTGCGACCCGCCATGAGGACTACGAGGTCCGTGAGTTCGATGTCCTCATAATCGGGGCGGGTGGCGCGGGGATGCGGGCCGCCGTAGAGGCAACCGGGGCCGGGCTTTCGGTCGGCATCGTGAGCAAGTCGCTGCTCGGCAAGGCGCACACCGTCATGGCCGAGGGCGGGATGGCCGCCGCCGTCGGGAACGTTGACCCGGAGGACTCCTGGCGACAGCACTTCGTGGATACGATGAACGGCGGAAAGTTCATCAACAACTGGCGGATGGCCGAGATACACGCCAAAGAATCTCCCGACCGGGTCTTTGAACTCGAACAGTGGGGCGCGCTCTTCAACCGCACCGACGCCGGGCGCATCAGCCAGCGGGCTTTCGGGGCTCACACCTACCGCAGGCTCTGCCACGTCGGGGACCGGACCGGTCTGGAGCTTATCCGAACGATGCAGGAGAAGGTCCTCGCCACCGACGCGGAAGTCTTTATGGAGACGACCGTTACAAAGCTCTTTCAGGACGATCGTGGACGGGTAACCGGCGCGCTGGCCTACACGCGGGCATCGGGCAAGTTCATCGTCTTCAAGGCGAAGGCGACGATCATGGCCTCCGGCGGCTGGGGGCGGATCTTCAAGGTAACGTCCAACTCGTGGGAGGGGACGGGCGACGGTGCGGTTCTCGCTTATGAGGCGGGCGCGGAGATGCTCGACATGGAGATGGTTCAGTTCCACCCGACCGGGATGGTCTGGCCTCCGGGGGTGCGCGGCCTGCTCGTAACCGAAGGGGTGCGCGGCGAGGGCGGCGTGCTGCGTAACTCCGAGGGCGAGCGGTTCATGAAGACCTACGACGAAAAGCGGATGGAGCTTTCGTCGCGAGATGTCGTGGCGCGGGCCAACTACTCCGAGGTTCAGGCCGGGCGCGGCAGCGAACACGGCGGCGTCTACCTGGACATCACACACCTCGGATACGACGGCATCATGAAGAAGCTCCCGACGATGTACGAGCAGTTCAAGGGGCTTGCCGACGTGGACATCTCGAAGGAGCCGATGGAGGTCTTCCCGACCATCCACTACACGATGGGCGGCATCAAGGTCGCTGCCGAGAACGGCGCGACGACCGTTGACGGCCTGTTCGCGGCGGGCGAGTGCGCGGCCGGGCTGCACGGGGCGAACCGCCTCGGCGGGAACTCGCTCTCGGACCTGCTGGTGTTCGGGCGGCGGGCCGGGATCGGGGCGATCGAGTACGTAGGCGAGTCGGTACACGGGACGGAAGTCTCCGACTCGGACGTTCAGGCGGAGATCGCCCGCGTTCTGGACCCGATGGAGCGTAAGCCCTCGGACAAGGACGAAAGCCCTTATCTTCTGCAGGCCGAGCTTCAGGACGTGATGATGGCGCATGCCAACCTCGTCCGGGACGAAGACGGGCTGAAGGAAGGCCTCGGGAAGGTGCTGGCTATAAAGGACCGTGTCCCGAACGTGAAGGTCGGCGGCAACAGGATGTTCAACCCCGGCTGGCACGCGTGTCAGGACATCCGGTACCTGGTGGATGTTTCGGAGATGATCATCCGCTGCGCCCTCGAGCGCAAGGAGAAGCGCGGTTCGCAGTGGCGGCTTGACTACGAGGAGCTCACGGAAGAGTACGGCGGGGTCAACTTCATATCCAAGCGCGGGCCGCAGGGCGAGGTCGAGATAGAGCGGCGCGAAATACCGCCGATGCCCGACCACCTCGCCGAGTTGCTCGATCAGGCGAAGAACGGAGTCAAGGTTTGA
- the gyrB gene encoding DNA topoisomerase (ATP-hydrolyzing) subunit B, translated as MTTEATNKHSESTYGADSIQVLEGLEAVKRRPGMYIGSTGPRGLHHLVWEIVDNSIDEALAGHCDEILITVHPDDSVSVTDDGRGMPVGEMAKYGKSAAEVIMTTLHAGGKFDGSGYKVSGGLHGVGASVVNALSEWLEVEIKRDGYVWNQRFERGFAQGGLVRGREMKKGEQTGTKISWMPDGEIFKEGLDLSYDTLSRRFRESAFLNRGLRLKLVDEREEDRAVEYKYDGGIKDFVAHINESKSPIHKSVFFLHAEEETGDVEVALQWNDGFHRDSVFTFANNINTHEGGTHLSGFRSALTRTVNDYARQKGFLKEKDEPMTGDDIREGLAAVISVKVAEPQFEGQTKTKLGNTEIRGLVEISTNRLLAEFFEENPAEAKIIVNKVIQAARVRQAARKVRDTMRKGYLESSTLPGKLADCSSKDPARSELYIVEGDSAGGSAKQGRDRNFQAILPLRGKILNVEKANINKVLSNVEIQAMISAIGASVGDQFNLEETRYNKIIIMTDADVDGSHIRTLILTFLYRNMKDLIENGYVYIAQPPLYKVTHQRKDHYVYTDPQLQELLRSLNANGNAAIGRFKGLGEMNPTQLWETTMAPENRTLLQVTVESAAVADELFTALMGDRVEPRKLFIEENARLVKNLDT; from the coding sequence TTGACGACTGAAGCCACGAACAAGCATTCCGAGAGCACTTACGGCGCGGATTCCATCCAGGTCCTTGAGGGGCTCGAGGCGGTCAAGCGCAGGCCGGGCATGTACATCGGCTCCACGGGGCCGAGGGGGCTTCATCACCTTGTCTGGGAGATCGTAGACAACTCCATAGACGAGGCTCTGGCCGGGCACTGCGACGAGATCCTTATAACCGTCCACCCGGACGACTCGGTTTCGGTCACGGACGACGGACGCGGGATGCCGGTCGGCGAGATGGCGAAGTACGGCAAGTCCGCCGCCGAGGTTATCATGACGACGCTTCACGCGGGTGGTAAGTTCGACGGCTCCGGGTACAAGGTTTCGGGCGGGCTGCACGGCGTCGGGGCTTCGGTCGTAAACGCGCTGTCGGAGTGGCTGGAGGTCGAGATCAAACGCGACGGCTACGTTTGGAACCAGCGCTTCGAGCGCGGTTTCGCGCAGGGCGGGCTTGTCCGGGGTCGCGAGATGAAGAAGGGCGAGCAGACCGGCACAAAGATAAGCTGGATGCCCGATGGTGAGATCTTCAAGGAGGGCCTCGACCTCTCCTACGACACGCTTTCGAGGCGTTTTCGGGAGTCGGCGTTTCTGAACCGGGGCCTCAGGCTCAAGCTGGTGGACGAGCGCGAGGAAGACCGGGCCGTCGAGTACAAGTACGACGGCGGCATCAAGGACTTTGTGGCGCACATCAACGAGTCGAAGTCGCCGATCCACAAGTCCGTGTTCTTCCTGCACGCCGAGGAAGAGACGGGCGACGTCGAGGTCGCGCTGCAGTGGAACGACGGTTTTCACCGCGACTCCGTCTTTACGTTCGCCAACAACATAAACACCCACGAGGGCGGGACGCACCTCTCCGGCTTTCGCAGCGCGCTGACGCGCACCGTCAACGACTACGCGAGGCAGAAGGGCTTTCTCAAGGAGAAAGACGAACCGATGACCGGGGACGATATCCGCGAGGGGCTTGCGGCGGTTATCAGCGTAAAGGTCGCGGAGCCGCAGTTTGAGGGGCAGACAAAGACCAAGCTCGGCAACACGGAGATCCGCGGCCTTGTCGAGATAAGCACCAACCGACTTCTGGCCGAGTTCTTCGAGGAGAACCCGGCCGAGGCGAAGATCATCGTAAACAAAGTCATCCAGGCCGCGAGGGTCCGTCAGGCGGCAAGGAAAGTCCGCGACACGATGCGCAAGGGCTACCTCGAAAGCTCGACGCTTCCGGGCAAGCTTGCGGACTGTTCCAGTAAAGACCCGGCCAGGAGCGAGCTGTACATCGTAGAGGGCGACTCGGCGGGCGGGAGCGCAAAGCAGGGAAGGGACAGGAACTTCCAGGCGATACTTCCGCTTCGGGGGAAAATCCTCAACGTCGAGAAGGCCAACATAAACAAGGTGCTCTCGAACGTGGAGATACAGGCCATGATCTCGGCGATAGGCGCGAGCGTCGGGGACCAGTTCAACCTCGAAGAGACGCGCTACAACAAGATCATCATCATGACCGACGCCGACGTGGACGGTTCGCATATCCGAACGCTCATCCTGACTTTCCTGTACCGGAACATGAAGGACCTCATCGAGAACGGCTACGTCTACATCGCGCAGCCGCCGCTCTACAAGGTCACGCACCAGCGCAAGGACCACTACGTCTACACCGACCCGCAGCTCCAGGAGCTTCTCAGGAGCCTGAACGCGAACGGCAACGCGGCCATCGGGCGGTTCAAGGGGCTCGGGGAGATGAACCCCACGCAGCTCTGGGAGACGACGATGGCCCCGGAAAACAGGACGCTTCTTCAGGTAACGGTCGAGTCGGCGGCGGTCGCGGACGAACTGTTTACCGCGCTCATGGGCGACCGGGTCGAGCCGCGCAAGCTCTTTATCGAGGAGAACGCCCGGCTCGTCAAGAACCTGGATACGTGA